In Acinetobacter sp. WCHAc010034, a genomic segment contains:
- the fdxA gene encoding ferredoxin FdxA, with protein sequence MTFVVTENCIKCKYQDCVEVCPVDCFYEGPNFLVINPDECIDCALCEPECPANAIFSEDELPEGQEVFIELNAELAQKWPNITQIGDQPDDREEWNGKADKLQYLEK encoded by the coding sequence ATGACCTTTGTTGTCACTGAAAACTGTATTAAATGTAAATATCAAGACTGCGTTGAAGTTTGCCCTGTAGACTGTTTCTATGAAGGCCCAAACTTCCTTGTAATCAATCCTGACGAATGCATTGACTGCGCGCTATGTGAACCTGAATGCCCGGCAAACGCGATCTTCTCTGAAGATGAGCTGCCTGAAGGTCAAGAAGTCTTTATTGAACTGAATGCTGAGCTTGCGCAGAAATGGCCGAACATTACGCAAATTGGCGATCAGCCGGATGACCGTGAAGAATGGAATGGCAAAGCTGACAAGCTGCAGTATTTAGAAAAGTAG